TTAAGGTAGGGTGCGGCATCGACTTTGATATCTTTCGCCTCTTCCATCTCCTCACGCGAGATGTGGCAGTACCCGCCGGGATTTTTCGTAAGATAATCCTGATGGTACTCCTCCGCCCGATGAAAGATCCGCAGCGGCTCGATAAGCACATAGAAACCGCCCTCAGCGCGCCCTTTCTCGATATCGGCGACACGCCGGGCGACGGCCTCCGAGGCGTCGTCCGCAAAGAAGACGCCAGTCTGATACTGAGTACCTACGTCATTGCCCTGACGGTTTTCCACGCCCGCATCGATTATCTTGAAGAAGGCGAAGAGCAGCGTCTCAAGCGACACCCTCTTCGGGTCGTAGACGACACGCACCGTCTCCTTATAACCGGTCGTACCAGTACAGACCTGCCTGTAATTTACCTCGTCGTCCGTCCGGCCGTTCGCGTAGCCGGATACGGCGTCAATCACTCCCGGTATGCCCTCCATGTATTTCTCAAGCCCCCAGAAGCAGCCTCCAGCAAGGTAGATAACCTCTTCTCCAGTTTTTTTCGTATATGTTGGATCTTTTACCACTGTCATCCGCGCCTCCTTTGAATGAGTCTTTCCATTATCTTCCCTGGATTCAGCCGCGCGCAGCGTAAAAACCGCCGCGCCGACGACCAATATCAACGAGAATACCAGAAGCTGAAATATGTTCTTTCTCATTGGCTCCTCCCTAAATCGTAATAATTATTGTTTCGTAATTATTGTAACACTAATTATTACATTTAGAAAGAGCCGGCGGCGAATAAGATGGCAGAATTTTTACAGTATGAATATTACCTAAGCAAAGGCAGATCGCCGGTCAGTCTGTTGACGAGTTTTTTCGCGCCGCATATCCCGATCCCGAAATAATGGAGTTCGTCCTCTTCCACGGCGGCGGATTTCTCGATGTATTCTTCGTAATTTTTACAGCTCTGAGTGACGTCGGAGAAATCCACCGTCAGCAGCGCGGAAAACTCCGGTTCGTAGAGTTTGGCTCTTATGGCGCGCAGTTTTTCCTTGCCGGCGCGCAGTATCGGCACGGGGAACTTGATCACGCCAAGGTGCGCCCGGCCGCTCTTATCAAACACATCCGGGCCGACGGTCTCCGGCCGGTGTCTTCCCAGCGTGATACCGATGATCCCCGCGGTGTTCGCGATGAGCCCCAGAGGCAGCTCCTCGTCTATCACCATCACGCATTTTTCATTCTGACCTTCCATAGTTGAGTCACGCATCTCCCTTTGACGGCGCGGCGCCGGAACAAAATATCCGCTGATACTGTTTTGGCGTCACACCGGTAAATTCCTTGAAAAAATTGGTGAAATGGCTCTGATCGGCAAAACCCGCCAGGTCGGCGGCCTCGACGGGCGGCACTCCGCCTTCGAGAAAGCGTTTAGCCCTGCCGAGCCGCACGGTCTGGAGATAGCGGTATGGCGAGAGCCCCGTCTCCTTAGTAAACGAGCGTATAAGGTAAGACTTGCCATATCCGGTCAGCGCCGTGAGGTCGCCGAGGGCGACATTCTCCGCGAAATGCTCTTCCAGATAGCCACAGGCCAGCCGTATCCGCTCATCGCCGCCTCCGCGTTCGCTTCGCGGCGCGGCGCACTCCTCGATGAGCTGCTCAAGCAGAAAAAATAGCGCCTCCTCCCGCTCCATTTTCGGAGCGCGCGCCGCCACGGCGTCGTAGAGAGCCGCCAGCGGCTGAGCGATGTCGCTCTGAAAGAGCACGTTCTTCGTGAAACAGAGCTCCTCAGCGCCAAGCCCCGTTTCTCGCAGCAGCCGTGAAAGCACCTGCGGCCCGATATTCACGGCACGGTAATCAAGAGCTTCCCCGCCAAGCGGCGAGCAGCAATGGTTGTCGCGCGGATTAAAGAGGACGATATCCCCCGCCGACAGGTCGTACTCGGCGCCGCGGCACCAGAGGTGGCGTCCGCCGCCAATCATCAGCCCGATCACATAGCAGTCGTGAAAGTGATTCGGAAACTTCTGCACTATCCCGCTGAGCCTGTACGTCTCGATCTCTAAATCGCCGTCGTAATAGACTCGGCGCTCTTCTCCCTCGGCCGTCATGATAGGCATCCCTCCCCGACACAGCCATACTACCACACACGCCGCCGCCTTTCTTGAACGATATTACACCCGCCGCGCGCGAACAAAAAAAGAGAGGGAAAAATCCCCCTCTTAAACTTTTACATGCCAACCGCGCAGTCCGTCAGTCGATAATCTTCGCGATCTCGCTGACATCTTTGCGTTTCTTCTGGCGCACGCTCTCGTCCGCCGCATATCCGACCGCCACGACCGCGCGCACGGTGTCGCCCTCCGGCAGCCCCAGCAGGGCTTTCACCTCGGCGTCGTTGAAGGTGCCGATGACGCAGCAGCCCAGCCCCTGCTCCGCCGCCTCAAGGATGAGATAGGCCGTCGCCATGCCGACGTCTCCTTCGGAGTAGCGCTTCGAGTCGTAATGTTCAACGACTAAAGGCATCAGCACGGGCGCCGCCTCCTCGGCGACAACGATAAATGCCGGAGCCGCCTCCGCCCATTTGTTAAGTCCGATCTCCTGCACCAGCTTCGCGAGCGCGCCTCTTTTCTCGTCGTTTGTGACGATGACAAACTTCCAGGGCTGACTGTTGCAGGCCGAGGGAGCCAGCGAGGCCGCTTTCACGCAGCGCACCAACAGTTCGCCGTCTACCGCCTTATCCTTAAAATTGCGGCAGCTCTGACGGCGTTGTGCCAGTTCGTAAAAATCTTTCATTGGTATGCCTCCTTATAATCAAACGATCCGCCGCGGCAAAACCTGACGCGTTTATCTCACAGGTCAGATCTGCCGGCAGCGGCTAAAACTCGAGCGTCTGGCCGGGAGCCAGGATCACGATCTCCGTCCCCAGCAGGTCGGCCTCGGCGACGGCCATCGAAAAGTCTTCAGGGTCGGCCTTTATCTTCGGGAAGGTGTCATAGTGCATCGGGATCGCCTTGATCGGATGAATAAAGTCGGCGGCGCGCGCCGCGTCAGTAATATCCATCGTGAAATAGCCGCCGATCGGCAGGCAGGCAACGTCGATCTTCTCCGCCTCAAGCAGTTTCATCTCCATCGTCAGCCCCGTGTCACCCGCGTGGTAGACCCTCTTGCCGTCCACCTCAATGACGAAACCGCAGGCGACGCCGCCGTAGCGCGTCTCGCCGTCCTCAATGATAGGATCGCCGTGCCAGGCGGGGGTGAGCTTCACCTTGCCAAAGGGAAACTGCGCGCGTCCGCCGATATGCATCCCCTCGGTCTTGACACCCTTAGAGGCGAGCCAGGCCGCCGTTTCGTTGCATGTATAGACGGTCGCGCCCGTGCGCAGGGCTATCTCGATGGTGTCGCCCAGATGGTCGCCGTGAGTGTGGGTGAGGAAAATCGCGTTGATATCGGTGAAATCGGCCGCCTTAGCCGCCGCCTTGGGATTGCCTGTAAGAAATGGGTCGATGAGCCCCTTGAGCCCCGTACCCTCAATGTAAAATGCGCTGTGTCCAAGATAACGAAGTTTCGGCATAAATTATACCTCCATGCACTAAATTTATTTTTATCCGTTACTGCTTAACTATTATAATGTATCTCAATAAAAATAAATATGGTATATTTGCCGAAGAAGATTTTTTAC
This portion of the Cloacibacillus sp. genome encodes:
- the msrB gene encoding peptide-methionine (R)-S-oxide reductase MsrB, producing MRKNIFQLLVFSLILVVGAAVFTLRAAESREDNGKTHSKEARMTVVKDPTYTKKTGEEVIYLAGGCFWGLEKYMEGIPGVIDAVSGYANGRTDDEVNYRQVCTGTTGYKETVRVVYDPKRVSLETLLFAFFKIIDAGVENRQGNDVGTQYQTGVFFADDASEAVARRVADIEKGRAEGGFYVLIEPLRIFHRAEEYHQDYLTKNPGGYCHISREEMEEAKDIKVDAAPYLKPADDELKNRLTERQYAVTQKSATEPPFDNEYYNNEERGIYVDIVTGEPLFSSKDKYGSSCGWPAFTKGIDDGAIIYKEDGSFGMRRTEVRSRAGDSHLGHVFTGDRESPNGTRYCINSAALRFIPYEDMDKEGYGEFKKYVE
- a CDS encoding DUF2000 domain-containing protein; protein product: MEGQNEKCVMVIDEELPLGLIANTAGIIGITLGRHRPETVGPDVFDKSGRAHLGVIKFPVPILRAGKEKLRAIRAKLYEPEFSALLTVDFSDVTQSCKNYEEYIEKSAAVEEDELHYFGIGICGAKKLVNRLTGDLPLLR
- a CDS encoding AraC family transcriptional regulator; the encoded protein is MTAEGEERRVYYDGDLEIETYRLSGIVQKFPNHFHDCYVIGLMIGGGRHLWCRGAEYDLSAGDIVLFNPRDNHCCSPLGGEALDYRAVNIGPQVLSRLLRETGLGAEELCFTKNVLFQSDIAQPLAALYDAVAARAPKMEREEALFFLLEQLIEECAAPRSERGGGDERIRLACGYLEEHFAENVALGDLTALTGYGKSYLIRSFTKETGLSPYRYLQTVRLGRAKRFLEGGVPPVEAADLAGFADQSHFTNFFKEFTGVTPKQYQRIFCSGAAPSKGDA
- a CDS encoding nitroreductase family protein, with the protein product MKDFYELAQRRQSCRNFKDKAVDGELLVRCVKAASLAPSACNSQPWKFVIVTNDEKRGALAKLVQEIGLNKWAEAAPAFIVVAEEAAPVLMPLVVEHYDSKRYSEGDVGMATAYLILEAAEQGLGCCVIGTFNDAEVKALLGLPEGDTVRAVVAVGYAADESVRQKKRKDVSEIAKIID
- a CDS encoding metal-dependent hydrolase — protein: MPKLRYLGHSAFYIEGTGLKGLIDPFLTGNPKAAAKAADFTDINAIFLTHTHGDHLGDTIEIALRTGATVYTCNETAAWLASKGVKTEGMHIGGRAQFPFGKVKLTPAWHGDPIIEDGETRYGGVACGFVIEVDGKRVYHAGDTGLTMEMKLLEAEKIDVACLPIGGYFTMDITDAARAADFIHPIKAIPMHYDTFPKIKADPEDFSMAVAEADLLGTEIVILAPGQTLEF